The stretch of DNA GGAAAAGATGGCGGAAAGAACCCTGGCGGTGTACAATGAAGCCCTTTAATGAGGCCTCGCTATGAACGACTTTGTCCACTTTTCCCAATTCGTCCCCAACGCCCTCAAAAAATATAAATTGACCCGCGAGGCCCGGGCCGGTTTGGTGTGCGCGCGCTTCCGCACCATTCTTCCCACCATTGTGGGCGACGACTTGCCCGAAGCCGTGCATCCCAAATTTTTAAAAGCCGGCATCTTATTTGTGGCCGTCCCCAGCAGCATCTGGGCCCAACGGGTCTTTGTTCATCGTCATGAGCTCTTGCTCAAACTCAACCTGCACCTTGGAAAGGACTGGGTTAAGGATTTAAGGACGGTGGTTGAATAGTTATGACTAAGAAGAAAAAACTAGAAACGGTTCCTCCTCCGCACGAACTCATTTTACAGGGGTTGAGGGCTTTTTGTGAGGATTTTTTATCGAGCTATCCTCTAGTTCATGACCCTTTGATGAGGAACCTAGAGGTGATGATTGCTGGTTTAGATGAAGGTTATGATGCCGAAGACTGTTTGTCTCTTGCTGCTTCTTTTTTTAGTGAGCCTATTGTTGATGAGCTCTTGCAAGAGTCAGGCCTGACTGTAGACCTTTTTTTTATCCGTTTGGCAGGCCGGGTAGATGCTTTGCCGGCTAAATCAGTCACCCAGAGTCATCTTTCAATTTTGGAGGTCACTCTCGGCATTCGACAGGATATTTTGAAGGAAGGGTCGGAACGCCCAGAATCTGTTGCGTTTGCTCTTGGCCGCTTGGTGGCGGACAGGCTTCGGCCTGGTTTGATGTATTTTGTGGGTACCGCTCCTGATTATCCTACGGCTATCAATCGTGCACTCTCTTTTCTTTATCTCTCTGTAAGTGGTTTTTCGGGTGGTGCCGAGGTTCAGCTTCAAGAGTGGATAAAAGGAGTTCCTTCCGATCAGGGCTTTTTGCGAAAAATTTACGGGGATTTGTTTGACCGCCTCAGAAAAGAATCGATTTGGCGTGATGAAGTAGCAAACACCCTCTCTGCCTTTCTGCCAGAAGACCAACTTCAACAAATCCGCACGGGTGTATTTTCTTGGCCGGATGAAAAAGATATGCCCTCTCAAGCGTTTTTAATCTACCGCACGCTCGTTTTATTTTGGATTCCTCAAGCCTTATTTTCCAGCGTCTTTGGCAGGCTGAACTCCGCAAGCAGCACCGATGATATCCTCCAGGTACTGGCGGACTACAAATTAGAGAACCCCGAGCCTGAAAGGCCACTGGCTTGACCCGTCCAAATTTGTTGTAAACCATACTCTTAAGAGTGAATGGGGAGGGTTTTGGTGGTTTTGTCTAGGGTGTGGTGGGCGGGGAGGGTGACTATTTGGCCTTTCCCTGCCATTTTTCCGCTTTCTGCTTGACAATTCTTGCTTCGTAACTACAATCGGTAGGCAATAATTTTAACCCCTGAACTTGTGCAGGTTATCCGTCTGACTCGAATCGGTAAGCAAAACCAAGCGGCATTCCGCATTGTATTGGCTGAAAAATCTAACGCTGTAAAAGGACTCAACCAAGAGATTCTTGGGTTCTACAACCCTGCAGAGGGGAAGAAGATCGAGTTCAATAAAGAACGGATTGAATTTTGGATTTCCAAGGGCGCTCAGCCCAGCGACTCCGTTGCGTCTCTCTTAAAGACCAATGGGATGTCCGGAATGGAAAAGTTCATGGAACTTCGTAATAAAAAGCACCGAAGCAAGAGTGCGCCCGCTGAAGTGGCTGCCCCAAAGGCCGCTCCTGAAGCCAGTGCTCCTGCGCCCGCCGCGGTTGAAGCGGCACCTGTAGCTGAAGAGCCCGCCGCTGTAGCCGAAGAGCCCGTTGTGGCCGAGGCTCCAGCCGAGGAGACTCCTGCTGCTTAATCCCTAACTCCCATTTTTATGGCTTCTGACTTGCACGACAACGCTCGAGATTTTATTGAATTTGTAGTGAAAGCGATTGTGGACCACCCCGAAGAAGTGGAGGTGACTCAAACGGTGGATGACCTTGGCGTTCTCATCACCTTGAAGGTGAATAAGGAAGATATGGGAAAGATTATTGGAAAAGCGGGCCAAACGGCAAAATCGCTCCGCGTGTTGCTCCGTATGATGGGCGCCAAGCTGGATGCGCGATACAATTTGAAAATCATTGAACCGGAAGGACAGTCCGTGTAGTATAGCTGGGCTATGAATCTTTCCACACTTGTTATTGCCGCTGTTACCGAAGGGTCCGTTTTGGATGTTGCTCAGCAGTACGATGCCATTGAGGTGATCAATCGAGTTATTGCGTACGCCATTATTGTGGCGGGTTTTCTGAGCGTGGTTTTCATCTTCTTTGGCGGAATTTCCTTTATTCTTTCCGGTGGACAGGATGATAAAATCAAACAGGCCGTTTCCACGATCCGTTATGCTATTGTCGGGCTTGTGGTGACGATGTTTTCCGTGGCGATTGTTGCCATCATCGGCCGCGCCATGGGGCTGAATGTGATTCAATACATCAACCTGGGTGAGATTTTTGATCTCATCGCAAACATCACCTCTGGAGCAGATTCCGGGGGGCCCAACGGGGGGTCTTTGGACTGAACGGCTGACTAAATCTTCATCAGGGCCTTGCCTTGGCTGCGGAGGTTTTCCCAATCGTAGACGAAGGCGAAGTTTTCAATGACTCGGACGAGGGCGGCGTGAATATTCCACACCCCAAGCTTTTGAAAAAGAATGGCGTTGCCACTCTCTTCTACCGGGTTGTAATTTTCGGCATCTTTATGCAAGCCTTGAAGCATGACCGGCACAATGCCGTGATCCACGATCATGGAAAACTGGGGGGGGAGTTTTGGGCTGAGCACCACCCAAATGTGGGCTTCCTCCAGGGCCTCTTCGAGAGAAAAGACATGAGGAATGGATTTCCCTGATCCTCCCAAAATATGGAAGCGGGCGGGGAGTTCTTCCAAGCCCGGCGTTAGGCTGTCCACCAGAGCGGGGTCAGCGCCGCGCACATCGAGTACGATGTGAGGAATCCGGACCTTGAGCTTTGTGGTTGTTGATGACATTAAGACATTATAGCAGATAACGGGTGGATTTAAAAGGGCTTCTTAGCTATTCTTCTATGGTGAAGAAATTCGTGATTATTGATGGGAATGCCTTGATCCACCGCTGCTACCACGCGGTTCCCCAGACTTTGCGAGCTCCATCAGGTGAGCTCACCAATGCGGTTTTTGGCTTCACCGGGATTCTTTTGGGGATTTTGGAATACGAACACCCCGATTATTTGGCCGTGGCTTGGGATATGAAGGGGCCCACCTTTCGCGATGCCCTGTTTGCGGATTACAAAGGGACGCGGGCCAAAACGGACGATGAGTTGATTGGCCAATTCCCTCGAGTGAGGCAGGTTCTGGACGCGCTTTCGGTGCCTTGTTTTGAAAAAGAGGGCTTGGAGGCGGACGACTACCTGGGAATTGTGACCACGGAACTGAGAAAAAAACATCCGGACATTGAGGTTTTGATTGTGACGGCGGATAAAGACGCCCTGCAGCTCGTGGGAGAGGGCATCACGGTGGTGGCTCCGGTGAGTGGTTACACCAAGGTGATTCGTTATGATCGAGAGGCGGTGCGGGCAAAAATGGGTGTGTGGCCGGAGCAGGTCCCGGACTTTAAGGGGCTTTCGGGCGACACCAGCGACAATATTCCCGGGGTGCCGGGAATTGGGGAAAAGACGGCGGTTAAATTGCTGGAGCAGTGGGGCAGCGTGGAGGGCATTTATGAGAATATCGAAAAAGTGGAGCCCGTACGCATTCGTGAACTGATGCGAGCGCATGAGGCGGAGGCTCATCTGTGTAAAAAACTGGCCACTATAATAAGAGAGGATGGCATTACGGTGGATTTGCACGCGGCCAAGGTCCACAATTTAGCGGTGGAAAAGGTGCGAACGCTGTTTGCGGAACTTGGGTTCCGTGGACACTTGGGGCGAGTGGAAAAGCTCAACAAGGATTGGGAAAAATTGCGGGCCGGAGAGACTCAGACCAGTTTGTTTTAATCGAAATAGTCGAAGGTGAATTCTTGGAGGATTTCGCCGGCGGCGTTTTTTACAATGGCGTGGTCTTGGCCGCCTTGGTCAAAAAAGGCTTCGTCGGTGCCGTAGAGGTAGCGGTCTTCCCCTGTTTTCCCTTCATACCATTCACGAGGGTGAGCAAAGAACGATTGCGTGAAGACTTGGCGGGCGAGCGGCGTGGCGGGGCTGCTGCACCCAAAAAGATGGGTGGTGTTTTCAAATGAGTCATGGCCGATGTCCAGGGAGGGATTGGTGTTTTTGAGGACCTCCAGACTGAGTTCCTGCTCTTCCAGCACCCGGAGCAAAAGTTCGGCGGTGGCGGGGCTGTCTATTTCCAGTGATGCGGCTTCTTCGATGCTGCGGGATTCCACAATATCCGCGGAGCGAAGGTCGTGCAGTAGGGCGATTTCTCCAGGCAGGTAATGTGAAAAGTCGATGCTAAAAACCAAGAGGGCATTGTCTTCATCGATGGCTCTTGAGAGCTCCTGGGCAAAGGCTTCAAGCGCCTCGGGCGAGCCGGGCGTTTTGAGCATCCAGCCCTCCACTTCTACGCCCGGAAACATGTCTGTGCTCCATTTTTCGTGGAGAGAATAGCCGTGCTCTTGCTCGGAAGGGCGGGCAATGGCTTCCGGTCCGGTACTAAAATGGTTGGGGCTGAGCACAATGATTTTATCGAAACTCGCTCGGTCTACGCTGGCGTAGAGCGCCAAAATCCAGTCCTCCACCAGAGCGTGGTGAGGGAGCAGGATGATGTCGGAAACCGTGCATGAAGAAAAGCTCTCTTGGAACGAGCTCTTCTCCACGGGTTGGCAGGCGCTTAGGGCCGTGAGGGCCACTAAGCCTAGTATAAACTTCCTCCCCATTCTACAACGGTAAAGCCATAACGATCCGGCGCGCGGTATTCGGGAGCGGGCAAGCCCGGCTCGGCAGCGGGCTCATAGAACATGAAGAGCCTAATCACTTGATCGGGCTGAGGATAAATGTGCAAAGGAGCCACTTGATCCATGAGCGCATTGCCCACAAAGTGGAATTCAATGTAAGGAGTCTCTACTTTTTGAAGTTCCGGCAGCCAGAATTCCATAAAGTCCGCAGTTTCTTGTGCGTTTAGGCCCATGTCCACCAAGAGGGACGGCAGAGCTTTAGCCACTTCGCTCACGGCGAGGGTGAATCCTGCGTCCTGCAAGATTATTTCTTCATCCGACTGACCTTCCCAAAATAAGTAAGGGTAGGTTTTCCCGTCAAAAATATTCCAGAGTTCTCCCGTCGGCTTGGCTTTTACAAACCACCCTCGAGGACCGTAAAAAGGTTCCACTTTGGTGAAGACGGGGATGTCTACACGAACGCTCACTAGGGTTTCCTCCTCCGGATACAAGTAGATCACCGGCTTTCCACATTCCGCCATGGGGGCGTAAGCGGCGTTGGCAACATTGGTATAAGTTCCCGTGTCTAGCTTTATGAAAAAGAAGTCTCCGCTGTGAGCAAAAGATTCGATCGCCATTGGCTCTTCTGTACTTTTCCCTTCGTCGTATTGAAGTCGAGCCTTGTAAGCGTAATAAGCGCTACTTAATGCGATGGCAAATGGGGACTCTTCGTCTAAATCTCCAGGCTCAGCGAGCCAGAATACGGGCTCTCCGTCCAAGTCCCCCGCAAGCTCCAATTCTGCTTCTTGCTCAGCCGTAGGAAAGTGTTGGACAATGCAACCGCTTGCAAATCCGCAACCGCTGTTGACGCTCAAGGCGTAATTCTTGGTCTCTGGGTTAAGCTTTGGCGCATTTTCATTTGGAGTGAATGAAAGTTCGGCCTGTCCCACTAGGTACTCGTCTACTTCAAGCTGATTGAATATCTTTGGCGTGAGCTTGTACCTCGCCAAGGTGCCATCTTTATTGAGAGCGTATAGGCAATTATCGATCATGTAAAAGTGTGAAAACTCGGAACTATTGAGCTCCAGTGGCGTGATTGGCGATCTGGGATTTTCGAAGCTTTGTGCCGCAAGCATATATAAATCATTTGTTAGACTCACCTCCGTGTCTTCGTAGAGATCGAGGGTATCGGGCACTTCAAGATCTTGGATTCTTGTCTCCGTGTCTTCCTCTACCACTGGGAAAATCTCTGACCTCGCATCTTCCCACGCTCCATCGTATGCATTCTCAGATGCATTCAGTAAAACGGTCCACTCTTGAGTGCTTTCATCAACTGCAAACCGGAAAGCCGTGTCTCCGCCCATTCCACCCCCATCGTAGGGCGGGCTTGCTAATACTAAGGTTTGTCCCGCATAGGGGGCCTTAAGAATGGTTCCTATTTTCCAAGCTTTTCTTCCCTTGTCGCTGTCATCCAGTGGGTTTTCTGCGTAATAGCTTTCGTTGGCGTCCATGATTTCTGAAAGAGGAAGTTCCACAGGTTCATAGAAGTCAACTTCTGCGGAAATGCTGTCTTCCCAGGCCACTAGACCACTGGTATCCACGGTCGGCTCCTCTTCCTCTTCTTGAGGTGCCTCTGGCTCTTCGGGTTCTGCTTCAGGATCGGGCTCTGTGGGGATGAGCTGGCATCCTACTAGGGTAAGGGCCAACAAGAAGGGTAGGGCTTTTTTAAACATAGAGAGGGGTTAGGTGCGTGCCGCTTAGATACGCTACTTGCTTTAACGCGGGACTTGAATAGAAGTGTCCGGAAAGCGGTTGACTTTTGGCTGGTTTAGTTTGTTTTGTGGCTAGCTTATGCCTGTAATGAGGTTTATTGAACTTCTTTTTTGTTCATCAGTGTGGGCGCGGACAAAAGGCTTGCTCAAGCCCTGCGGCGGCACAGGATGCTCTTGCGCACATTTTTTGGCTAAAGCAAGCCAAAAATTTCGCGGTGGCGAGTGTGCGAGTGTTGGCTTATTTTAGCCCTATTTTTTGAGTAAAAATTGAGTTCGATGGGCGTTTTTTGGCTTAGAAAAGCCCTTATTTTGCTTACAAAGGCTTGCGGGGGCGGAACTCTTGGTCTAAAGTCGGTTCATGCCCAAGCACCGAATCATCGCCGGCCTCGATATTGGAAACTCAAAAATTCGTGTTGCCATCGCCGTGATGGATGAAGAAAGCACCACTCCCAATGTGATTGGAGTAGGAGTGTCTCCTTCCGGTGGACTTCGAAAGGGAAATATTATTGATGTTGGAGAAACGGTTTCGAATATCGCCAGCGCCCTGGAGGACGCCGAACGAATGGCTGGAGAACCGGTGCACACCGTGTTTTTGGGAATTTCCGGTGACCATATTTCCTCCATGGACAGCAAGGGGGTTATTGCCATTTCTCACAGCGGAAATGAAATTATTGAAGACGATGTGGACCGAGTTTTGGAGGCGGCCCAAGCGGTGGCGATTCCAAACAATCGAAGAATTTTGCGTATCATCCCAAAGAGTTTTACCGTGGATGAACAGACCGGAATCAAATATCCCGTGGGAATGACCGGAATCCGTTTGGAGGTTTTGGCTCACTTGGTGACCGGCCTCGTGCCTGCGGTTAAGAATATTGAAAAATGCGTGCATCAAGCGGGTGTGGATATCAACGATATTATTCCTTGTGGCCTTGCCGCTGCGGAATCTGTGCTCACCAAACGACAGAAAGAATTGGGTACGGTTGTGATTGATATTGGATCCGGAGGCACGAATGTGGCCGTGTATGAAGAGGGGACCGTGTTGCACAGCGCTTCTCTTCCCGTTGGGGGAGATAATGTGACCAACGATATTGCCATTGGCCTCCGTACTTCCATCGATACGGCTGAAAAAATTAAAATTGAGTACGGTTCCTGCATCCCTGAAGATATTCATGACCGTGAAACCATCGATCTTTCTTTGCTTTCAAAAATCGACACGCAAACGGTTTCTAAGAAGCAGCTGGCTGAAATCATTCAAGCGCGATACCACGAGATCTTTATGATGGTGAAAGACGAACTTTCTAAAGTTCAAAGAGATGGGATGCTGCCGGCCGGAGCCATTTTGGCGGGTGCGGCGGTTAAAATGCCGGGCGTGATTGATCTTGCGAGAGAGGTGCTCAATCTGCCTGTGCAGATCGGATTCCCCACCAATTACGAAGGAGTTGTGGATAAAATTGAGGATCCCGCTTATGCCAGCGTGATCGGGCTTGTTATTTGGGGCTCTCGTTTTCAGGGAGATGGGTACGCCAATCGATTCAATCTTAAGAATATTTCTTTTGAAAAGGCCGGACAAAGTTTAAAGACTTGGTTCCGCGGCTTACTCCCTTAACCCCCTTAAGCTATGGCAGCTTCTCAACAAGGCCAACAAGACGACAGCTTGAAAAATCTCTTTTCCAGCACCAGCTCAAAACGACGCAACTTTGAAGTCACTCCAGATGTGACTCCGGTGGCGCGCATTAAAGTGATCGGTGTTGGAGGGGGAGGAGGAAACGCCCTCAACCGCATGATTCGTTCCAACATCAAAGGAATTGATTTTATTGCGATCAACACGGATGCTCAAGCGCTCTACCACAGTGAAGCGGCCACCAAGATCAATATTGGTAAGGCCACGACTCGTGGACTTGGCGCCGGAAGTCACCCCGATGTTGGACGACAGGCCGCCGAAGAGTCTTCCGAAGAAATCAAACAGGCGATTGATGGAGCTGAGATGGTGTTCATCACTTGTGGACTTGGAGGAGGAACCGGAACCGGAGCCGCGCCTGTGATTGCTGAAATTGCCCGCGACCTTGGTATTTTGACCGTTGCCGTGGTAACGAAGCCGTTCTCATTCGAAGGACACCGCCGTCGAACGCAAGCGGAA from Candidatus Gracilibacteria bacterium encodes:
- a CDS encoding DciA family protein encodes the protein MNDFVHFSQFVPNALKKYKLTREARAGLVCARFRTILPTIVGDDLPEAVHPKFLKAGILFVAVPSSIWAQRVFVHRHELLLKLNLHLGKDWVKDLRTVVE
- a CDS encoding 5'-3' exonuclease H3TH domain-containing protein is translated as MVKKFVIIDGNALIHRCYHAVPQTLRAPSGELTNAVFGFTGILLGILEYEHPDYLAVAWDMKGPTFRDALFADYKGTRAKTDDELIGQFPRVRQVLDALSVPCFEKEGLEADDYLGIVTTELRKKHPDIEVLIVTADKDALQLVGEGITVVAPVSGYTKVIRYDREAVRAKMGVWPEQVPDFKGLSGDTSDNIPGVPGIGEKTAVKLLEQWGSVEGIYENIEKVEPVRIRELMRAHEAEAHLCKKLATIIREDGITVDLHAAKVHNLAVEKVRTLFAELGFRGHLGRVEKLNKDWEKLRAGETQTSLF
- the ftsA gene encoding cell division protein FtsA, which translates into the protein MPKHRIIAGLDIGNSKIRVAIAVMDEESTTPNVIGVGVSPSGGLRKGNIIDVGETVSNIASALEDAERMAGEPVHTVFLGISGDHISSMDSKGVIAISHSGNEIIEDDVDRVLEAAQAVAIPNNRRILRIIPKSFTVDEQTGIKYPVGMTGIRLEVLAHLVTGLVPAVKNIEKCVHQAGVDINDIIPCGLAAAESVLTKRQKELGTVVIDIGSGGTNVAVYEEGTVLHSASLPVGGDNVTNDIAIGLRTSIDTAEKIKIEYGSCIPEDIHDRETIDLSLLSKIDTQTVSKKQLAEIIQARYHEIFMMVKDELSKVQRDGMLPAGAILAGAAVKMPGVIDLAREVLNLPVQIGFPTNYEGVVDKIEDPAYASVIGLVIWGSRFQGDGYANRFNLKNISFEKAGQSLKTWFRGLLP
- a CDS encoding KH domain-containing protein, which translates into the protein MASDLHDNARDFIEFVVKAIVDHPEEVEVTQTVDDLGVLITLKVNKEDMGKIIGKAGQTAKSLRVLLRMMGAKLDARYNLKIIEPEGQSV
- the rpsP gene encoding 30S ribosomal protein S16 encodes the protein MQVIRLTRIGKQNQAAFRIVLAEKSNAVKGLNQEILGFYNPAEGKKIEFNKERIEFWISKGAQPSDSVASLLKTNGMSGMEKFMELRNKKHRSKSAPAEVAAPKAAPEASAPAPAAVEAAPVAEEPAAVAEEPVVAEAPAEETPAA